The Ooceraea biroi isolate clonal line C1 chromosome 1, Obir_v5.4, whole genome shotgun sequence genome has a window encoding:
- the LOC105281477 gene encoding chymotrypsin-like protease CTRL-1 isoform X2 — protein sequence MQYFVVIIVVFCLTFEHASTLFWLYKRINRHTNHIRTHHLHKHEHLDYGDCECGKKNILLSSRIIGGREVFENEFPWMAGIISVNRSETICGASIINDRYVVTAAHCIVYGFNKDDLKVSVGSHNSCKWDTKSTIFSVDSIFPHPNYDNQTNFADIMLVKLIMSITFNEFVRPICLPNIECGLTGGISNRIVGGFVAIPHIFPWVVPIFQNGKLYCGGTLINDQYVLTAGHCVRWADHANLTVGIGIHDLENQDEGYIVPISKVILHEKFASDYLHDINDITLLRLQHPVKFNDNVRPACLPHKDSDYTGLEVKITGWGRVSDRTYETSRYLRQAALRVMPWQECKNTSFGDHISRSMMCAYKDDTDACQGDSGGPLMYERGDGKHEVIGKNVTFYIWLTKSFVKKKKESL from the exons ATGCAGTATTTCGTAGTGATCATTGTAGTGTTTTGTCTGACATTTGAACATGCGAGCACGTTATTCTGGCTATATAAGCGAATAAATAGACATACGAATCACATACGCACGCATCATCTTCATAAGCACGAACATCTTGATTACGGAGATTGCG AATGcggaaaaaagaatattttactgTCATCCAGAATAATAGGCGGACGGGAAGTGTTTGAAAATGAATTTCCCTGGATGGCTGGAATTATAAGCGTCAATAGATCGGAAACGATATGCGGAGCGTCAATCATAAACGATCGTTACGTGGTAACAGCCGCTCATTGCATCGTTTATgg tTTCAACAAAGATGATCTAAAAGTATCTGTCGGCAGTCACAATTCGTGCAAGTGGGACACAAAGTCTACGATTTTCTCCGTCGACAGCATCTTTCCGCATCCGAATTACGACAATCAAACAAATTTTGCCGACATTATGctagttaaattaattatgagcATCACCTTCAACGAATTTGTCAGACCAATTTGTCTACCAAACATTG AGTGTGGACTAACGGGAGGAATCTCGAATCGCATTGTCGGCGGATTCGTAGCAATCCCGCACATCTTTCCTTGGGTGGTGCCGATATTCCAAAATGGAAAGCTTTATTGCGGAGGCACGTTGATTAACGACCAATATGTATTGACAGCCGGACACTGCGTTAGATG GGCGGACCATGCGAATCTTACGGTGGGCATAGGAATACACGACCTCGAAAACCAGGACGAGGGATACATAGTTCCGATCAGCAAAGTTATCCTGCACGAGAAATTCGCAAGCGATTATCTTCATGATATCAACGATATCACTCTACTTCGACTGCAGCATCCAGTCAAATTCAACGACAATGTGAGACCTGCATGCCTGCCGCACAAAG ATTCCGATTACACGGGGCTGGAAGTCAAAATCACCGGATGGGGACGGGTCTCCGACAGAACGTACGAAACTTCTCGTTATCTGCGTCAAGCTGCCCTGAGAGTGATGCCCTGGCAGGAATGCAAGAACACTTCGTTCGGTGATCATATCTCAAGATCGATGATGTGCGCTTACAAAGACGACACCGACGCGTGTCAG GGCGATAGTGGCGGACCTCTCATGTACGAAAGGGGGGACGGGAAGCACGAAGTGATCGGTAAGAATGTCACGTTTTACATATGGCTTACTAAATctttcgttaaaaaaaagaaagaatcactttag
- the LOC105281471 gene encoding phenoloxidase-activating factor 3: MTISSGTHTNLEANVWKCVGCSVYAFLAWDAGDDIERVPLHGANQFRFRETSIALTAERKVMKLQDYAKYLLCLFVVNLSAIHCEGHVISSSIDDQIELRQERGVLDLLFGRFRTCGACLCGRPNRKAARLLGGENTESHEFPWLANIHVKSKLISGVLINDRYVMTAASQLIGTTAPDIKVSLGEYDRCTLDISSANFSVESVILHPEFNPEAGTHDLALIRLSRPTKFEKRISPICLPNPGSTYLGQVGTLVGWTASKPEDKADTRTCKPRKLGLPILGYNECVKSGIDPMNFNDDYGCIGIVGTNSLVCENDVGSSLQYRSYAGIYDLVGIIPGVNKCDNVPRSTVFTRVGPRLDWILQHTKDGCYCTK; encoded by the exons ATGACCATTTCGAGTGGAACCCATACAAACTTGGAAGCAAACGTGTGGAAATGTGTGGGATGTTCTGTTTATGCTTTTCTTGCTTGGGATGCGGGTGACGATATAGAGAGAGTCCCGCTACATGGCGCAAACCAGTTTCGTTTCAGAGAGACCAGTATCGCCTTGACTGCCGAGAGAAAAGTCATGAAGTTGCAGGACTATGCCAAGTATCTCCTTTGCCTCTTCGTGGTGAATCTCAGTGCGATTCATTGCGAAGGACATGTCATCAGTTCTTCC ATCGATGATCAGATTGAACTGAGACAAGAACGGGGAGTCCTAGATCTGCTCTTCGGACGGTTCCGTACTTGCGGTGCCTGCT tGTGCGGTCGACCGAACCGTAAAGCAGCGCGATTATTGGGTGGCGAAAACACGGAATCACACGAATTTCCCTGGCTCGCAAACATTCATGTAAAATCCAAGCTGATAAGCGGAGTGCTGATAAACGATCGTTATGTCATGACAGCGGCTAGCCAGCTCATTGG aacaACGGCACCCGATATTAAGGTATCATTGGGAGAATATGATCGATGCACGTTGGACATTTCGTCGGCGAACTTCAGCGTGGAGTCCGTGATACTACATCCGGAGTTCAATCCGGAAGCGGGCACTCACGATCTAGCTCTGATTCGTCTGAGCCGACCGACCAAATTCGAGAAGCGGATATCGCCAATATGTCTGCCTAATCCAG GATCGACTTATCTCGGCCAGGTCGGAACGTTGGTGGGTTGGACCGCGAGCAAGCCCGAAGATAAAGCTGACACTCGCACGTGCAAGCCACGAAAATTGGGACTTCCTATTCTGGGGTATAATGAATGCGTCAAGTCGGGAATAGATCCGATGAATTTCAACGATGATTACGGATGCATAGGGATAGTAGGCACAAATTCTCTCGTGTGCGAG AATGACGTTGGATCTTCGTTGCAATATCGATCGTATGCTGGAATTTACGACCTCGTTG GTATCATTCCGGGTGTGAACAAATGCGACAATGTTCCCAGGTCAACCGTCTTTACAAGAGTGGGCCCGCGTCTCGATTGGATATTGCAGCACACAAAGGATGGATGTTACTGCACAAAATGA
- the LOC105281472 gene encoding transmembrane protease serine 9 — MNGKMPRPAVSRPELLILIVIAIIQVPVPTEAHGPRRGITITSVNSTESSSSSPPRTGRFLFDDIFGIDFTSGADTDERLRNCTCECGLSSQENRIVGGRPTVPHKYPWIARLVYDGRLHCGASLLNNDYVITAAHCVRRLKRSKIRVILGDHDQYVNTDGVPIMRAVSVVIRHRNFDINSYNHDVALLKLRKSVKFSKKVRPICLPQPGTDPAGKEGTVVGWGRTKEGGMIPGEVHEVQVPIYSLTQCRKMKYRANRITENMICAGRGNQDSCQGDSGGPLLTQEADKLEIAGIVSWGVGCGRPGYPGVYTRVSRYLNWIHTNMKEGCLHGGALAVATLSSTTWFCILQIRGVTITGAGSPAEARNMKPSWCLGLLFVLFTTTGKCQAGIFGEKNFFGLFGNKPPHSEDPPAPCYCSCGLRNEESRIVGGQTTNMNEFPWMARLSYLNKFYCGGTLINDRYVLTAAHCVKGFFFRFMWFMIKVTFGEHDRCTEKSAETRYVVRVMTGDFSFLNFDNDIALLRLNERVPLSDTIRPICLPSTLDNDYVGANAIASGWGTLQEDGKPSCLLQEVEVPVMSLQACRNTSYSPRMISDNMLCAGYLEGQKDSCQGDSGGPLITAREDKKYELIGVVSWGNGCARRGYPGVYTRVTRYMDWILKNSMDGCFCEHN; from the exons ATGAATGGGAAGATGCCTCGACCTGCTGTGTCTCGCCCTGAACTCCTGATCCTGATCGTGATCGCGATTATTCAGGTACCGGTACCAACCGAAGCCCATGGACCACGTCGGGGCATCACGATAACGTCGGTGAACTCTACT GAAAGCTCCTCGAGTAGTCCTCCGCGTACCGGGAGATTTCTGTTCGATGACATTTTTGGcatcgactttaccagtggtGCCGATACAGACGAGAGATTGAGGAACTGCACATGCG AGTGCGGTTTATCTAGTCAGGAAAATCGGATTGTCGGTGGACGTCCCACGGTACCACACAAATATCCTTGGATTGCGAGATTGGTTTATGACGGCCGTCTTCATTGCGGCGCTAGCCTTCTCAACAACGATTACGTGATTACTGCCGCTCACTGTGTACGGAG GTTGAAGCGATCGAAGATTCGCGTGATACTCGGTGATCACGATCAATACGTGAACACTGACGGAGTCCCGATCATGAGGGCAGTGAGTGTCGTGATACGCCACAGAAACTTTGATATAAACTCATACAATCATGACGTGGCCCTATTGAAATTGCGCAAGTCCGTGAAATTCTCCAAGAAGGTTCGCCCGATCTGTCTACCTCAGCCAG GTACCGATCCTGCCGGGAAGGAAGGAACAGTGGTAGGATGGGGTCGAACGAAGGAGGGAGGCATGATACCCGGAGAAGTGCATGAAGTGCAAGTGCCTATATACAGCTTGACACAATGCCGAAAAATGAAATACCGTGCGAATCGAATCACCGAAAATATGATCTGTGCTGGACGAGGAAACCAGGACTCTTGTCAGGGTGACAGTGGCGGTCCCCTTCTTACCCAGGAAGCCGACAAACTTGAAATTGCAG GTATAGTTTCCTGGGGCGTGGGATGCGGTAGACCCGGTTATCCCGGAGTTTACACGAGGGTCTCTCGATACCTCAACTGGATCCACACGAACATGAAAGAAGGCTGTTT ACACGGTGGTGCCCTGGCGGTGGCGACTCTTTCGTCCACGACTTGGTTCTGTATCCTCCAAATTAGAGGTGTTACGATTACCGGTGCGGGAAGTCCAGCCGAGGCGCGAAACATGAAGCCTTCGTGGTGCCTGGGTTTGCTGTTTGTTCTCTTTACGACAACAGGAAAATGTCAG GCCGGGATATTTggcgaaaaaaatttcttcGGGCTTTTCGGCAATAAACCGCCTCACTCCGAAGACCCACCCGCACCTTGCTACTGCA GTTGCGGACTACGAAACGAGGAAAGTCGCATAGTTGGAGGTCAGACGACGAATATGAATGAGTTCCCGTGGATGGCCAGATTATCGTACTTGAACAAGTTTTATTGCGGTGGTACGCTTATAAATGATCGCTATGTACTCACAGCTGCACACTGCGTGAAGGG TTTTTTTTTCAGATTCATGTGGTTCATGATCAAAGTCACTTTCGGGGAGCACGACCGATGCACGGAGAAGTCAGCGGAGACCCGGTACGTGGTGCGCGTGATGACTGGTGACTTCAGCTTTCTGAATTTCGACAATGACATCGCATTACTGCGCCTAAATGAAAGAGTACCTCTCAGCGACACAATACGGCCGATATGCTTGCCATCAACGTTGG ATAATGACTACGTCGGGGCAAATGCAATCGCGTCAGGTTGGGGCACGTTGCAAGAAGATGGCAAGCCGTCTTGCCTCCTGCAGGAAGTCGAAGTTCCAGTCATGAGTCTTCAGGCCTGTCGCAACACCAGCTACAGTCCCCGCATGATCTCGGACAATATGCTGTGCGCGGGTTACCTGGAAGGGCAGAAAGATTCGTGTCAG GGAGATAGCGGCGGACCCCTGATAACAGCACGCgaagataaaaaatacgaGCTCATCGGCGTGGTATCGTGGGGCAACGGATGCGCTCGACGTGGATATCCCGGCGTATACACGAGAGTTACACGGTATATGGATTGGATCCTGAAGAATTCGATGGACGGCTGTTTTTGCGAGCATAACTGA
- the LOC105281477 gene encoding venom serine protease 34 isoform X1: MQYFVVIIVVFCLTFEHASTLFWLYKRINRHTNHIRTHHLHKHEHLDYGDCECGKKNILLSSRIIGGREVFENEFPWMAGIISVNRSETICGASIINDRYVVTAAHCIVYGFNKDDLKVSVGSHNSCKWDTKSTIFSVDSIFPHPNYDNQTNFADIMLVKLIMSITFNEFVRPICLPNIGLDVSSRFGGQSVSALGWGFSENNSLFSNECGLRIVELTLYNRSECPTDVSSLICAGYKTSPRGTCGGDSGGPLQLLDEDHKYVLLGITSNGIGCANIYYPDFYTDVTQMVPWILSITRDDSEYCWR; the protein is encoded by the exons ATGCAGTATTTCGTAGTGATCATTGTAGTGTTTTGTCTGACATTTGAACATGCGAGCACGTTATTCTGGCTATATAAGCGAATAAATAGACATACGAATCACATACGCACGCATCATCTTCATAAGCACGAACATCTTGATTACGGAGATTGCG AATGcggaaaaaagaatattttactgTCATCCAGAATAATAGGCGGACGGGAAGTGTTTGAAAATGAATTTCCCTGGATGGCTGGAATTATAAGCGTCAATAGATCGGAAACGATATGCGGAGCGTCAATCATAAACGATCGTTACGTGGTAACAGCCGCTCATTGCATCGTTTATgg tTTCAACAAAGATGATCTAAAAGTATCTGTCGGCAGTCACAATTCGTGCAAGTGGGACACAAAGTCTACGATTTTCTCCGTCGACAGCATCTTTCCGCATCCGAATTACGACAATCAAACAAATTTTGCCGACATTATGctagttaaattaattatgagcATCACCTTCAACGAATTTGTCAGACCAATTTGTCTACCAAACATTG GATTAGACGTTTCCTCTCGATTCGGGGGACAATCGGTATCCGCACTTGGTTGGGGATTCTCGGAGAATAACTCTTTATTCAGTAACGAATGCGGTTTACGCATTGTGGAATTAACGCTGTACAATCGATCGGAATGTCCCACTGACGTCTCGAGTCTAATCTGTGCGGGATATAAAACATCGCCACGCGGTACTTGTGGg ggTGACAGCGGCGGCCCTCTTCAGCTACTGGACGAGGATCATAAATACGTGCTGCTAG GAATCACTTCAAACGGCATAGGATGCGCCAACATTTACTACCCAGATTTTTATACAGACGTCACGCAGATGGTCCCGTGGATATTGAGTATAACGAGAGACGACTCCGAGTACTGCTGGCGCTAA